Proteins found in one Maridesulfovibrio sp. genomic segment:
- a CDS encoding alpha/beta hydrolase — MTSFLPVKAEDYKKCMEQRPVTIETSMGPVEYAARGEGPVLLSVHGGPGGYDQGLAISESFRLNGFRIIAPSRPGYLGTPLSSGQSLESQGDALAALLDVLGLDRVAVLGASAGGPSTYLMAQNHPDRVSALIEIDSVCMRYTKADEISKAEELLFMSKAGMWLMDFLMSHFPAAMIKSFLQTESSLAEHEIRERVRQVLKDPAKLAMVEVLSRTMTTRYEERKAGVANDLEKMRSLDRLPLDKVDCPTLIIHGNADNDVPPAQAEYAARSIADSELYWIDKGSHMGFWLADAAETVQQYAVKWLREQVS, encoded by the coding sequence ATGACCTCTTTTCTTCCCGTTAAGGCCGAAGATTATAAAAAATGTATGGAGCAGCGCCCGGTAACAATTGAAACTTCCATGGGACCGGTAGAATATGCGGCTAGGGGAGAAGGTCCCGTCCTTCTGAGTGTACACGGAGGTCCGGGAGGCTATGATCAGGGACTGGCGATCAGCGAATCCTTTCGTCTGAACGGTTTCAGGATTATAGCGCCTTCACGACCGGGGTATTTGGGAACTCCCCTGTCCAGCGGGCAATCTCTGGAAAGTCAGGGGGATGCTCTCGCGGCCCTGCTTGATGTCCTGGGGCTGGATAGAGTCGCTGTCCTGGGGGCGTCGGCGGGAGGACCGTCCACTTATCTTATGGCTCAGAACCACCCGGACCGGGTATCGGCTCTAATTGAAATCGATTCCGTCTGTATGCGTTATACTAAGGCCGATGAGATTTCCAAGGCTGAGGAATTATTGTTTATGAGCAAGGCCGGTATGTGGTTGATGGATTTTCTTATGAGCCATTTTCCGGCAGCCATGATCAAAAGTTTTCTGCAAACGGAAAGTTCGCTGGCGGAGCACGAGATTCGGGAGAGGGTAAGGCAGGTTTTGAAGGATCCGGCAAAGCTTGCCATGGTTGAAGTTCTGTCTCGCACCATGACAACAAGATACGAAGAGCGTAAAGCCGGGGTAGCCAACGATCTTGAGAAAATGCGGTCTCTTGACAGACTCCCGCTCGACAAGGTCGACTGTCCGACTTTGATCATACATGGAAACGCGGATAATGACGTGCCTCCAGCTCAAGCTGAATATGCAGCGCGCTCAATCGCCGACTCCGAGCTCTACTGGATTGATAAAGGTTCCCATATGGGATTCTGGTTGGCTGATGCTGCTGAGACTGTTCAGCAATATGCAGTGAAATGGTTACGTGAGCAAGTAAGCTAG
- a CDS encoding MG2 domain-containing protein, translating into MDRGPTPFKDKKNIIIALLLMLCIIQAAGLLKSKYESASARMNSGEGVKVTDVSLDSQGYSQLLLAFDMPIGPSETSAVLKKEPATITPRVKGEWRWINPYALRFSADPAFKGDTNFTIELKPENFLLTGQTLAGENTFHVQTGSFGVKKIDLRTEPVAGQGRKVRIEGFINFSNYVTPENTLKNISLTGPDGARIPLSITSNYDDYDQSFKSAPVEKKLKAETYILKVNKELPDGRGTMILGKDYEKKIEVVFDPVLSYSGYKSASSLTGARVELSFSSPVIPAQGLEMLSIKPAVKVSAAASGKRLILSGPFKPGMKYSIVMKKGLAAADGALLEKTLTENVTIPNIAPTADFSSAGMFLSESGYKTLGIKTVNTKQVNINVDRVFPNNLFSLFTHYGYIAFDPTTYGGGISAALGNRIFSGKLNTSGKINEEKLTPLSIKSFIAEGGKGLYRIAATIPGKGQGVQRWVMITDLGVVAKQGDDETLFWISSLSDLKPVLDAKVQLISNRNQVMATGTTNSQGMLIIKKKDMRDGIGDPYMAVVTRKNDMTFMLMDRFATDRSGLDIAGQRLSPKGLTAFTYGERNLYRPGETVKGVAVVRGRNLKPPKKMPVVLLYSDQRGRELFRRTVHTDNQGMIEFKRAIPDYSPTGQFNIKLLAGNERIGNFRYSVEDFMPDRISAEIITAKPASVGQNLNFEVEGRYLFGPPAENLPVTARVMIESAVFSPTGYEAYRFNTDSSSFKSREIFKTEAKLDESGKFSFSAPIPAGLKSDSALQARMVARVSETGGRGVTASKADPILISKFYPGLKKLTKRGYEQGESVKLDYVTLTPEGKKTTAGKLIMKLYRDRWQTIVRSTPSGSYKYVTERDPQLLETRKISAKAANGSFKVSPAEFGSYRVILSDPESGISAQADFFCGGWGYSPWALENPARLDIIPTRKGDYKPGEMAEYQVRTPFAGRMLITIEDNSIRWTKTIDVKGNTATVKVPVQKGISTNAYVTATLIRSVNKLEAGSSARAVGAVPLFVDRQANRLGIDITCPETTRPKKTVTLQVKTKPGAKLTIAAVDEGILRLSGQKTPSPFDYFYAKRALGVRWSDTFGLLMPDAGPINKAAAGGGMELAMMKQFAGSSGIRRVKPVTFWSGIITADKSGKAVFNAEIPEFSGALRIMAVVSDGKKFGSASKIMTVRSPLMVTPTLPRFLAPDEKFDIPLSVRNDTPQDGKFNLELTVSKSMQQSMKIMGFSVPQGRQKTTFFSTSTGAALGPAAFKFSAVGNDESAETAIDLNIRAALPVQRSSRSGFLKDKETVLPANLEGMRVGTAQRTLIIGNQPMLRLAGKLDYLLHYPYGCAEQTVSQAFPLLKFPELARELSPQSFDKKSPQFMVQSALSRLSMMQTSDGGFAMWPGGQNSEPWVSVYVLHFLQQAAISGYQVDSLLLNRAKHYAATNYADTIRDGYSYRLPCYAQYVLARSGKVMHGPMNYLRERKAADMDKLSLTLLAGAFAASGDMAAYRELISAKPAPVKGKDKKQLFSSKIRDLALELLVRMEADRKDNAIPKLADKLYNMMADSGRNVTQDNALGFLALGTFFAQTKSAPHPAGKIMSGEKELASFATNGTAQVTVKGDAPLSIELESAPEEGSFVWAINSRAVPTIKSWKPHADGIEIKREFLTRDGDPLEMDAIKQGQLVAMRTEITAKDDVPNAVISCLLPSGLEPENTKLATREDLPWLAKGNVSPDHVDIRDDRVLVFSDIPAKGKVENVTLLRAVTRGEFKVPPVQVEGMYDPEKSAATALGKMIIK; encoded by the coding sequence ATGGACAGAGGACCGACCCCGTTCAAGGACAAAAAAAATATCATCATTGCCCTGCTGCTCATGCTCTGCATTATTCAGGCGGCTGGTTTGCTCAAAAGCAAATACGAATCTGCATCCGCAAGGATGAATTCCGGTGAAGGGGTAAAGGTTACCGACGTAAGTCTGGATAGTCAGGGCTATTCACAACTGCTGCTGGCCTTTGACATGCCCATCGGACCTTCCGAGACTTCTGCTGTGCTGAAAAAAGAACCCGCCACCATAACCCCGAGGGTAAAAGGTGAGTGGCGCTGGATCAACCCTTATGCCCTGCGCTTTTCCGCCGATCCTGCTTTCAAGGGCGACACAAACTTCACCATTGAACTGAAACCGGAAAATTTCCTGCTCACAGGCCAAACGCTTGCCGGAGAAAATACCTTCCATGTCCAGACCGGTAGTTTCGGAGTCAAAAAGATCGACCTGCGCACCGAACCCGTGGCCGGGCAGGGAAGAAAAGTCCGCATTGAAGGATTCATCAATTTCAGCAATTACGTAACTCCCGAAAACACGCTCAAAAATATTTCCCTGACCGGTCCTGACGGCGCGAGAATTCCCTTAAGCATCACCAGCAACTACGATGATTACGACCAGAGCTTTAAAAGCGCTCCGGTAGAAAAAAAATTAAAAGCTGAAACATACATTCTCAAAGTAAACAAGGAACTGCCCGACGGACGCGGGACCATGATTCTGGGTAAGGATTATGAGAAGAAAATCGAAGTGGTATTCGACCCGGTACTCAGCTACTCCGGGTACAAATCCGCAAGTTCCCTTACCGGGGCAAGGGTGGAGCTGAGTTTTTCCAGCCCGGTTATCCCGGCGCAGGGCCTTGAGATGCTCTCGATTAAACCCGCAGTGAAAGTTTCCGCAGCCGCTTCCGGCAAAAGACTGATCCTTTCTGGCCCATTCAAACCGGGTATGAAATATTCCATCGTCATGAAAAAAGGCCTCGCCGCCGCAGACGGCGCCCTGCTTGAAAAGACATTAACTGAAAACGTAACTATCCCGAACATTGCGCCCACGGCAGATTTCTCATCAGCAGGCATGTTCCTCTCCGAATCCGGCTATAAGACTCTCGGCATTAAGACAGTCAACACCAAGCAGGTAAACATAAACGTGGACCGGGTTTTCCCGAACAACCTTTTTTCACTCTTCACCCATTATGGATACATAGCCTTTGACCCCACGACTTACGGCGGTGGCATTTCCGCTGCGCTGGGCAATAGAATTTTCTCGGGCAAACTTAATACTTCCGGCAAGATCAATGAGGAAAAACTAACTCCTCTGTCCATAAAAAGTTTCATTGCCGAAGGCGGCAAGGGGCTTTACCGCATAGCAGCGACGATTCCGGGCAAAGGTCAGGGAGTACAGCGCTGGGTGATGATCACAGATTTAGGTGTGGTCGCCAAACAGGGTGATGATGAGACCCTGTTCTGGATTTCCTCCCTATCTGATCTCAAACCTGTGCTTGATGCCAAAGTTCAACTGATCAGCAACCGCAATCAGGTTATGGCTACCGGCACGACCAATTCACAGGGGATGCTGATCATTAAGAAAAAAGATATGCGTGATGGCATCGGTGATCCGTATATGGCTGTGGTAACCCGTAAAAACGACATGACTTTCATGCTCATGGACCGCTTTGCCACTGACCGTTCCGGGCTCGATATCGCAGGGCAGCGTCTTTCGCCCAAGGGCCTGACCGCGTTCACTTATGGAGAACGCAACCTCTACCGCCCCGGTGAAACAGTCAAAGGCGTTGCTGTGGTCAGGGGCCGCAACCTTAAGCCGCCTAAAAAAATGCCTGTGGTACTGCTCTACTCGGATCAACGCGGGCGGGAACTTTTCCGGCGTACCGTGCATACCGATAATCAGGGCATGATTGAGTTCAAACGGGCCATTCCTGATTATTCACCCACCGGACAGTTCAACATTAAACTGCTGGCCGGGAATGAGCGTATCGGCAACTTCCGCTACTCAGTGGAAGATTTTATGCCCGACCGCATCAGCGCGGAAATCATTACCGCCAAGCCCGCTTCCGTGGGGCAGAATCTGAACTTTGAAGTGGAAGGACGCTATTTATTCGGTCCCCCGGCTGAGAACCTTCCGGTTACAGCACGGGTAATGATCGAATCGGCAGTCTTCTCTCCAACTGGATACGAAGCTTATCGTTTCAATACCGACTCAAGCTCCTTCAAATCCCGCGAGATTTTTAAAACCGAAGCCAAACTGGATGAGTCCGGTAAATTTTCATTCAGCGCCCCCATTCCGGCAGGCCTTAAATCCGACTCCGCCCTTCAGGCCCGAATGGTTGCAAGAGTAAGCGAGACAGGCGGACGGGGAGTTACGGCATCAAAGGCAGACCCCATCCTCATTTCAAAATTCTATCCCGGCCTGAAAAAACTGACCAAACGGGGATACGAACAGGGTGAATCTGTTAAACTCGATTATGTAACCCTGACCCCGGAAGGTAAAAAGACCACGGCTGGTAAGCTGATTATGAAACTTTACCGTGACCGCTGGCAGACCATTGTCCGCTCTACTCCTTCCGGCTCATATAAATATGTAACAGAACGCGATCCGCAACTGCTGGAAACCCGTAAAATTTCTGCCAAGGCAGCCAACGGTTCATTCAAGGTCAGCCCTGCCGAGTTCGGCAGTTACCGGGTGATCCTGAGTGATCCCGAATCAGGTATATCCGCGCAGGCCGACTTTTTCTGCGGCGGCTGGGGATATTCTCCGTGGGCTCTTGAGAACCCTGCCCGTCTTGATATTATTCCCACCAGAAAAGGGGATTACAAGCCCGGTGAAATGGCTGAGTATCAAGTCCGCACCCCCTTTGCGGGACGCATGCTGATCACCATTGAAGATAATTCCATCCGCTGGACCAAAACCATTGATGTCAAAGGTAATACCGCGACGGTCAAAGTTCCGGTGCAAAAAGGAATCAGCACCAACGCATACGTAACCGCCACCCTTATCCGCTCTGTGAATAAACTTGAAGCGGGCTCCAGTGCGCGGGCTGTCGGCGCTGTTCCCCTTTTCGTTGACCGACAAGCCAACAGACTCGGTATCGATATAACCTGTCCCGAGACGACCAGACCGAAAAAGACCGTCACCCTGCAGGTGAAAACCAAGCCCGGCGCCAAACTGACCATAGCCGCGGTGGATGAAGGCATCCTGCGTCTTTCCGGTCAGAAGACACCGAGTCCTTTTGATTACTTCTATGCCAAGCGTGCCCTAGGTGTGCGTTGGTCCGATACTTTCGGACTGCTCATGCCTGATGCCGGCCCAATAAACAAAGCGGCGGCCGGCGGCGGCATGGAACTGGCCATGATGAAACAATTCGCGGGCAGCTCCGGTATCCGCAGGGTCAAGCCGGTCACTTTCTGGTCCGGCATCATCACCGCAGACAAGAGCGGCAAAGCCGTCTTCAATGCTGAAATCCCTGAATTCAGCGGAGCACTGCGCATTATGGCCGTGGTCAGCGATGGCAAAAAATTCGGCTCGGCATCAAAAATAATGACCGTCCGCTCACCATTGATGGTCACGCCGACCCTGCCCCGTTTCCTTGCGCCGGATGAAAAATTCGACATTCCGCTGAGCGTCCGCAACGACACCCCGCAGGACGGAAAATTCAACCTCGAGCTCACTGTAAGCAAAAGCATGCAGCAGTCCATGAAAATCATGGGGTTCTCCGTTCCACAAGGCAGGCAGAAGACAACGTTCTTCAGTACCAGTACCGGGGCGGCTCTTGGACCGGCGGCTTTCAAATTCTCAGCTGTCGGCAATGACGAATCGGCCGAAACAGCTATTGATCTCAATATCCGCGCGGCCCTGCCTGTGCAGCGTTCTTCTCGCTCCGGTTTTTTAAAAGACAAAGAAACCGTCCTTCCGGCGAACCTTGAAGGCATGCGTGTAGGAACTGCCCAGCGAACACTCATAATCGGCAACCAGCCTATGCTGCGCCTTGCCGGAAAGCTCGACTACCTGCTCCACTATCCATACGGATGTGCAGAGCAAACCGTTTCGCAAGCCTTTCCGCTTTTGAAATTCCCGGAACTGGCCCGCGAGCTTTCTCCGCAGTCCTTTGATAAAAAATCGCCGCAATTCATGGTCCAGTCCGCACTGAGCAGACTTTCCATGATGCAGACTTCCGACGGAGGCTTCGCCATGTGGCCCGGTGGACAAAACTCCGAGCCGTGGGTCTCGGTCTATGTGCTGCACTTTCTGCAACAGGCCGCAATATCAGGCTATCAGGTGGACAGCCTGCTCCTTAACCGGGCTAAACATTATGCCGCCACCAATTACGCCGATACCATCAGGGACGGCTATTCCTACCGGTTGCCCTGTTACGCCCAGTATGTTCTTGCCCGTTCCGGCAAAGTTATGCACGGTCCCATGAACTATCTTCGGGAACGCAAGGCAGCGGATATGGATAAACTATCCCTGACTCTGCTGGCCGGCGCATTTGCCGCATCCGGTGATATGGCGGCATACCGTGAACTAATCTCCGCCAAGCCCGCTCCGGTTAAGGGCAAAGATAAAAAGCAGCTCTTCAGTTCTAAAATACGCGATCTCGCTCTTGAACTCCTGGTGCGCATGGAAGCAGACCGCAAGGACAACGCCATCCCGAAACTTGCTGATAAATTATACAATATGATGGCGGACAGCGGACGCAATGTAACGCAGGATAACGCTCTCGGCTTTCTGGCACTGGGAACTTTCTTTGCGCAGACAAAATCCGCCCCGCATCCGGCAGGAAAAATAATGAGCGGAGAAAAGGAGCTTGCCTCCTTTGCAACCAACGGAACCGCGCAGGTCACTGTCAAAGGTGACGCTCCCCTTTCCATCGAGCTTGAATCCGCTCCGGAAGAAGGTTCCTTCGTCTGGGCGATAAACAGCCGAGCCGTTCCGACCATCAAAAGCTGGAAACCCCACGCAGACGGGATTGAGATCAAAAGGGAATTCCTGACCCGTGACGGCGATCCTTTGGAAATGGATGCCATCAAACAAGGTCAGCTTGTAGCCATGCGTACGGAGATCACTGCCAAAGACGATGTTCCCAACGCGGTGATAAGCTGCCTGCTGCCTTCCGGTCTTGAGCCGGAAAATACCAAGCTCGCCACTCGTGAAGACCTACCATGGCTGGCCAAAGGAAATGTAAGTCCCGATCACGTGGATATCCGCGATGACCGGGTACTGGTCTTCTCGGACATCCCAGCCAAGGGCAAGGTCGAAAATGTGACCCTGCTCCGCGCCGTGACCCGTGGGGAATTCAAAGTTCCTCCGGTGCAGGTGGAAGGTATGTATGATCCCGAAAAATCAGCTGCCACCGCATTAGGTAAGATGATTATCAAATAA
- the pbpC gene encoding penicillin-binding protein 1C: MMRKRGILILGGIALFLVASFFALDLLYPFPEHKLHPPVASVVKDRDGKVLRIFLPPDGARRMHTDFDKISPVLKKTLLASEDQWFEYHPGVNPISIIRAAIMNISAGRVISGASTIPMQIARMTKPKERTLGAKIIEAFRALQLKLHHSNDELLEIYLNILPYGGNIVGVGAASHFYFGHGPEKLSLGESALLTTIPRGPVFYDPLRNPAQARTGRNRVMRQLAEKGVFPQGEIERNMRLPLPQSIRPVPLEAPHFCRMVLERNGRIPETITTLDSTLQQGAQEMLKSHVARLRGDDIDNAACVIIHIPSREIRALVGSADFFENGFGGAINLATTKRSPGSTLKPFIYGLAFDQGALVPDSFVYDIPVDYAGYSPKNYDRLYHGQVTVRQALTKSLNIPAINTLAGDGIAEFIELLKKGGISTLDKKPLEYGLPLALGGCEIKLTELTNLYASLAENGKFKPFKVTAGKNKIDTQILSPESAWLVLEMLSSVTRPEMNETWMLTRDMPETAWKTGTSFGHRDAWAVGISGNYAVGVWVGNPDGRPRKGISGAVHAGPLLFDLLRMAAPGGKLPPPPEGPGISEVEVCAHSRQLPGPFCTDRTTIRILSGRTKLHPCEECRQIFVDGKSGYRISGECLGRKGIKAVTIRTIPPKLARWRAENNLEIPHMPPLAPDCGLIPAGIAPKIISPASGTPYLLRKDTPLKFQQISLKAEAGPDSGTLYWFLDGRLVREGDFDERLFTEVSIGKHRISVSDELGRVDALEFEVR; encoded by the coding sequence ATGATGAGAAAGAGAGGTATTTTAATACTCGGAGGGATAGCTCTCTTTCTTGTCGCGTCTTTTTTTGCGCTTGATCTTCTTTATCCTTTTCCAGAACACAAGCTTCATCCTCCTGTGGCCTCGGTTGTAAAAGACCGTGACGGCAAAGTATTGCGAATTTTCCTGCCGCCGGACGGAGCACGGCGTATGCATACTGATTTTGATAAAATCTCACCGGTTTTAAAGAAAACGCTGCTTGCTTCGGAAGATCAATGGTTTGAGTATCATCCGGGGGTGAATCCGATCTCAATTATACGCGCTGCAATTATGAACATATCTGCCGGACGCGTAATTTCAGGGGCTTCGACCATTCCCATGCAGATTGCGCGCATGACAAAACCGAAAGAACGGACATTGGGGGCAAAGATAATTGAGGCTTTTCGAGCTCTACAGCTCAAACTGCATCATTCAAACGATGAGTTGCTGGAAATCTACCTGAATATACTGCCCTACGGCGGAAATATTGTCGGGGTCGGCGCGGCTTCCCATTTTTATTTCGGGCATGGACCGGAAAAACTTTCGCTGGGGGAATCCGCACTGCTGACCACCATTCCGCGCGGTCCTGTTTTTTATGATCCCCTGCGGAATCCCGCACAGGCTAGAACCGGACGTAACCGGGTAATGCGGCAGCTCGCGGAGAAGGGAGTTTTCCCGCAGGGGGAAATTGAACGCAATATGAGATTACCGTTGCCGCAGTCCATAAGACCGGTCCCCCTTGAAGCACCTCATTTCTGCAGAATGGTTCTGGAACGAAACGGACGGATTCCCGAGACAATCACCACCCTCGATTCCACCTTGCAGCAAGGCGCGCAGGAAATGCTCAAGAGCCATGTGGCCCGGCTCCGCGGGGATGATATCGATAATGCCGCCTGCGTTATCATCCACATCCCAAGCCGAGAAATACGGGCCTTAGTCGGCTCGGCGGACTTTTTTGAGAATGGTTTCGGTGGAGCCATCAATCTGGCTACGACCAAGCGTTCTCCCGGATCGACCCTGAAACCGTTCATATACGGACTCGCGTTTGATCAGGGCGCTCTGGTCCCGGATTCATTTGTCTATGACATCCCGGTTGATTACGCCGGATATTCCCCGAAAAATTATGACCGGCTATATCACGGTCAGGTAACAGTCCGGCAGGCACTTACAAAATCCCTGAATATCCCGGCGATAAACACCCTTGCCGGAGACGGTATTGCTGAATTTATCGAGCTGCTCAAAAAGGGCGGCATCAGCACGCTTGATAAAAAACCCTTGGAATACGGTCTGCCGCTGGCACTGGGCGGATGTGAAATTAAACTTACAGAATTGACTAATCTGTACGCATCACTCGCGGAGAACGGAAAATTTAAGCCGTTCAAGGTTACTGCCGGAAAAAACAAAATAGACACGCAGATTCTTTCGCCAGAGTCGGCATGGTTGGTCCTTGAAATGCTCTCTTCGGTCACCAGACCGGAAATGAATGAGACATGGATGCTGACCCGTGATATGCCGGAAACAGCTTGGAAAACCGGAACCTCGTTCGGACATCGCGATGCATGGGCTGTAGGAATTTCCGGTAATTATGCTGTCGGCGTATGGGTAGGCAACCCGGACGGAAGACCGCGCAAGGGGATCTCGGGCGCGGTTCACGCCGGACCGCTGCTTTTTGACCTGCTGCGCATGGCCGCACCGGGCGGGAAATTACCTCCGCCGCCGGAAGGTCCCGGCATCAGCGAAGTTGAAGTCTGCGCCCACAGCAGACAGCTGCCCGGTCCATTCTGTACCGACCGTACAACTATCCGCATTTTATCCGGCAGGACTAAGCTGCATCCTTGCGAAGAATGCCGCCAGATTTTCGTGGACGGAAAGAGCGGATACAGGATTTCCGGTGAATGTCTTGGCAGAAAAGGAATCAAGGCGGTGACCATCCGTACTATTCCGCCGAAATTAGCCAGATGGCGGGCCGAAAACAATCTGGAAATACCGCACATGCCGCCGCTGGCACCTGATTGCGGCCTTATTCCTGCGGGCATCGCCCCGAAAATTATATCACCGGCATCCGGCACGCCCTACCTGCTGCGCAAGGATACCCCGCTTAAATTCCAGCAGATTTCACTCAAGGCCGAAGCCGGACCGGACAGCGGAACCCTATATTGGTTCCTTGATGGCAGGCTGGTAAGAGAAGGCGATTTTGACGAAAGGCTTTTTACGGAAGTCAGCATCGGGAAACACAGAATTTCCGTTTCTGATGAACTTGGAAGGGTGGATGCTTTGGAGTTTGAGGTGCGCTGA
- a CDS encoding cache domain-containing protein — MKNIVSTLSRYMLTLCFSSILIFGGLTLYLMVRDYQKEVVEAETRIFGGIEDRLINEINRIKLSIKFTLAKNQKNSIKNIKAAILEGHRLADKLYTTYKNSMTETELKDLIKKTLDSMAFDFSDSYLFIITMDGKGIINNGMPEIGNKNILNMKTQSNRLIIQDMIDLIKKSNGGYIEYTWPRPGGDSSPLQKTSFIKLFKPFNWIIGTGVYEESITEETQEEILRLLSRIHQGKDDIFAATYEGVALLGDSSGKNLLNLQDKDGIFIIRELIKTAKSGGGFVTYTTPATNTNVKPYKRLSYCSAVPGWDWFLSYGINVGKLNQLMAKRKKQLWDTLLFEITAVLALVFLISLASIFFSGRFKRMLEDNFNSFEIFFRKGNGSTTKIDRSKIDFNEFDRMAELANSMIDSRHSAQNELLKSEITYREIFNSTKDAIGVLDLPTRVFTDVNQAFLDSFKMERIDAIGMSPEAISFNTPPYDNKYATELFNKALSGESVHFEWMVRKSNGEPFWTDNLARVASIGGQKKLLIVMRDVTERRKMQKMMVQTEKMMSVGGLAAGMAHEINNPLGIIMQITQNIIRRTSPTLKSNLPIAEKCNIDLDNLRNYMEKRGITEYLHSIQEAGTRAASIVKSMLDFSRQSTSAKSSGTIEPVIETAISLASNDYDFKKKYDFKKIKIVRDFNSSPMFNFTEMEISQVLLNLIKNAAQALSEEKNTHKIPTITIRTSSDENFVRVEIEDNGPGMEKEKLKRIFEPFYSTKGPGMGTGLGLSVSYFIITHNHGGTITADSTPGEGTRFTIALPTLT; from the coding sequence ATGAAAAACATTGTTTCAACCTTATCCAGATATATGCTCACCCTTTGCTTTTCCTCTATTCTTATCTTCGGAGGACTGACTCTCTATTTAATGGTCAGGGATTATCAGAAAGAGGTAGTTGAAGCCGAAACAAGAATCTTCGGTGGAATTGAAGATCGGCTTATCAATGAGATCAACAGAATCAAACTCTCAATAAAATTCACCCTGGCCAAGAATCAAAAGAACAGCATAAAAAATATCAAGGCCGCAATTCTAGAAGGGCACAGGCTGGCTGATAAGCTATACACGACATATAAAAATTCCATGACTGAAACCGAATTGAAAGATCTTATAAAAAAGACATTGGACTCAATGGCTTTCGATTTTTCAGATTCATACCTGTTCATCATTACTATGGATGGAAAAGGCATAATCAATAACGGAATGCCTGAAATAGGAAACAAAAACATCCTGAATATGAAAACACAGAGCAACAGGCTTATCATTCAGGACATGATTGACCTTATTAAAAAGAGCAACGGGGGGTACATAGAGTATACATGGCCCCGGCCCGGGGGCGACAGTAGTCCGCTCCAGAAGACATCGTTTATAAAATTATTCAAACCATTCAATTGGATAATAGGAACCGGAGTATACGAAGAATCCATAACCGAAGAAACTCAAGAGGAAATACTGCGCCTGCTTTCCCGAATCCATCAGGGTAAAGATGACATTTTCGCGGCCACATATGAAGGAGTCGCTTTGCTGGGAGATTCCAGCGGCAAGAATCTACTCAATCTGCAAGATAAGGACGGGATATTTATAATCCGGGAGCTGATCAAGACAGCCAAATCCGGCGGCGGTTTTGTCACCTACACGACCCCAGCCACTAACACCAACGTTAAGCCTTACAAAAGGCTGAGTTACTGTTCAGCTGTTCCCGGCTGGGACTGGTTTCTCTCTTACGGGATTAATGTTGGAAAATTGAACCAGTTGATGGCCAAACGTAAAAAGCAGTTGTGGGATACTCTGCTATTCGAGATTACTGCTGTATTAGCGCTTGTATTTCTAATTTCACTAGCATCCATTTTCTTTTCAGGACGTTTTAAGCGAATGCTGGAGGATAACTTTAATTCATTTGAAATTTTTTTCCGTAAGGGAAACGGTTCCACGACGAAAATCGACCGCTCTAAAATTGACTTCAATGAATTCGACAGAATGGCGGAACTGGCAAACAGCATGATTGACAGCAGGCATTCGGCTCAAAATGAACTCTTAAAATCAGAAATAACTTACAGGGAAATCTTTAATTCCACCAAAGACGCCATCGGAGTGCTGGACCTGCCTACAAGGGTCTTTACTGATGTCAATCAGGCATTTCTCGATTCCTTCAAAATGGAACGGATCGACGCCATTGGAATGAGCCCCGAAGCAATAAGCTTCAACACCCCTCCTTATGATAACAAGTACGCCACTGAACTATTCAACAAAGCACTTTCCGGTGAATCTGTGCATTTTGAATGGATGGTGCGTAAAAGCAACGGGGAACCTTTCTGGACTGACAACCTTGCAAGGGTTGCTTCCATCGGGGGACAGAAAAAACTGCTCATTGTAATGCGTGATGTAACCGAGCGCAGGAAAATGCAGAAAATGATGGTCCAGACAGAAAAGATGATGTCCGTCGGCGGTCTGGCTGCGGGCATGGCGCACGAAATAAACAACCCTTTGGGAATAATCATGCAGATAACCCAGAACATAATACGCAGGACTTCACCTACTTTGAAAAGCAACCTGCCGATTGCAGAAAAATGTAACATTGATCTGGATAATCTACGTAATTATATGGAGAAAAGGGGCATCACAGAATATCTGCATAGTATTCAGGAGGCCGGTACTCGCGCGGCCTCTATAGTGAAATCAATGCTCGATTTCAGCCGCCAAAGCACCTCCGCAAAATCAAGCGGAACCATTGAACCGGTGATAGAAACCGCCATATCACTGGCATCAAACGACTACGACTTTAAAAAGAAATACGACTTCAAAAAAATAAAAATTGTCCGCGATTTCAATTCCTCTCCCATGTTCAATTTTACCGAGATGGAAATTAGTCAGGTATTGCTGAACTTAATCAAAAATGCGGCGCAGGCCCTCTCGGAAGAAAAAAACACCCACAAAATACCTACTATCACTATCAGGACATCCTCGGATGAAAATTTCGTTCGCGTCGAGATAGAAGATAACGGACCGGGCATGGAGAAAGAAAAGCTGAAACGTATCTTCGAGCCCTTCTATTCCACTAAAGGCCCCGGCATGGGGACCGGGCTGGGACTCTCGGTTTCCTATTTTATCATTACGCATAACCACGGGGGCACAATCACTGCCGACTCCACACCGGGAGAAGGTACCAGATTTACAATCGCACTTCCGACGCTGACTTAG